The following is a genomic window from Bacteroidota bacterium.
ACTATACCTCAAAACTTGAATAACGTTACTATGGGGATAGTAAATACCAATGCAATAAAAGGTAAACTTATATTAGGTATATTCACTGATACTGTAGCCGCAAACTTGGACTGCTGTTTAAAAAATTATGATGGGGCTTTAATAAAAACTACTTCCCCAATAAACGGTATTTGGTACAGAAATTTAGCATTATACCAATGGATTCAGGTAGGTTCAGGTGGTGGAGGTTCAGGATGGAACTTAACAGGTAACGCAGGTACTACAGCCGGAACCAATTTTTTGGGAACAACCGATAATGTGTCTTTAGTGTTTAAGGCAAATAATATAGAAGCTGGTAAGATAGACCTACCTCTAAGTAATACAAGTTTTGGGTATCAATCAATGGGTAACACTTCTACTGGTAATCAAAATACAGCATTCGGGTATCAGTCTTTAAATAGTGTAATTACAGGCGCATCAAATACAGCAGTTGGTTATACAGCTATGGCTACTAATAATGGAAGCAGTAATACCGCTTTAGGTATGCTTACCATGAATAATAATCAGACAGGTAGTAATAATATTGCATTAGGGTATAGAGCAGGGTATTTTACATCAAATCAATCTAATAGACTTTTTATTGGCTCAATGGGGTTGACATCAAATGTTGGGCAAGATACTACAATGCACATAATATATGGCGCACAAGATGCCACAGCAGGTAGCCAAAGGCTTTACCTTAACTCACAAGTATATTTACCTTATCTTAATTCAGGAGTAGGAACTAAAGCAGTAAGGATAAACCCCGGAACAGGATTATTGACTTATGCTGATACAACTACTGGTGGTGGTGGAGGCTCAATCGGTGGCTCAATATCAACTAATCAAGTGGCTTATGGTAGTGGAAGTAATACTATAACAGGGCTTGCAGTAAACGCTACAGGAACTCAAAAATTCTTAGCACAAACTTCAAGTGGTGCGCCTGTTTGGGCAGTACCATCAGGTAGTTTAGCTACGTTCTTTAATGTAATTCCTTATGGAGCTGTGGGTGATAGCACCACAAACGAAACAACTGCTTTTCAGGATGCCATTGATGCAGCCCACGTTAACGGTGGTACTGTTTATGCACCGGCAGGGCAATACTCTTTTAACACACTAACGTTTTATAGTAATGTTAAGATAATGGGAGACGGTAACGGCACAAGATTTTATTCAAGAGCAGCAGAACCAATGTTTCAATCCGTAAATACAAGTTTTAATACTTATACAGAAATTAATTATTGTACTTTATCAGATATATATTTAGACGGGCGTGGTATAGGTACTATCGGTGTTAACTTACAAAATGCAGCCCTGTTAAATTTTCAAAATATGCAGGTGTACAGGTTTGATACCGCATGTAAAATACGTGGGATTATAATTGCAAACTTCGACAACTTTGATGCCGAACAAGGGCTTGTTGGTATAGATGTTGACAAAGGGCCACCATCGTTTAACCTACCTACAAATATCATAAACATAACAAGGAGCAGGTTTACTTATTTAACTCAATGGGCAGTTCATTTTACAAATGGATCAGGACTTAGCATTAGTGGATTAACAGATTTTGAGGCTAACGGTACATCTTCAGATTCCACTACAGGTTGTGTTAAAATGGCTTACCCTTATATAACAAATGATGAAGGACTTGGTCTTAGTTTAAAAGGTAATTGGTTTGAAAACAATAGCGGCGTAACTGTAGATATTGAAGATGGAGGTGTTTACAAAGCTAAACATATTATAGAGGATAATACATTTATTGTTGTAGGTGCTGGTAATAATCATACAATAAAAACACATATTGTGGGTGGATTTGCCGGAACTGTAGAAGTCTATTTAGCACGAAATCATTTTGAAAATACTGATAGCTATACAATTGATGGGATTGGTTCCGGTTCTGGTAATCTTGTTAAGGTTTATTATTACGATATAATAGACCCGTCTATCACAACAAGTTTTACATCAAGTTCTCAACTACTATCCACGACAGTACCGGGCGGCTCAACAACAGAACTGCAATATAATAATGCAGGGGTACTTTCAGGTATCACAGGAGCAACAACATCAAATGGAATTAATGTAACGCTAACAAGCCCAACAATAGCAACAGCATTAACGGGAAGTTATTTAACTGCATCAGAACTTTTAGGAACAGACGCAAGTAAAAATATAGTTTCTTTACCTGTTGCTTCTTATCCATCATTAACAGAGTTAACCTATGTAAAAGGTGTAACAAGCGCATTACAACCACAGATAGATGCAAGGGCTACTTCACTTAATCCTACGTTCACAGGAACAGTTACAGGCCCGATAAGTAATTGGAGTGGACTATTAAGCGCAAACGCAAAGGCTGTGGTTACAGGCGCAACATTAGGAGGGGCGTCATTTACCGATAACTTTTTAAATGTAACAGGTACATTTCCTGCCACAAGTGGAGCAGGTGTAGTAGCAGGTGTTTACGAATCATTTACAACAGCAGGAAGTTCAGGAGCGCAGCTTATTGGAAGCTATATAAATTTAGCAGCAGGTCATACAGGTACAGGCCCGTCAAATTGCATGGTTGGAGATAACGCAGTAGCAGGTACAGGAACAGCCTTAAATCTTAACGCAACATCAACTTCACCAGCAGGGAATAACGGATTTGTAGGTTATGCAAGAGCAACTACAACAGGCAGTAATATTGGAGGTTTTGCTGAAGCAAGTGCAGGAAATATAAATATTGGTTATTTAGGTAAGGCAACAACAAATAAAAATTCAGCAACAAATATTGGAATAGCTGCATTTGCACTTAATACAGGTTCTTCACCTATACAAGTAGGTGCGTATTTTGGATTACAAAACGCAACCCCAACTTTTGCAAGTGCCGCATTAATGGCAGATAACGGTTCTCAAACATCAGATATTTTTGTAGCAAGGGATAACGGTACAGCAACATTTACTATTGCAGATGGTGGTGGTGTTACGACTACCAGTTTAGCAGGTTCAGGTTCACGTGCTGTATTGGCAGATGCCAATGGATTACTAAGTGCGCCAGTTTCAGATATAAGAGCTAAATGGAGAGTCAATGATTTGGATTATGGTATAAATACCATTATGAAATTGCACCCTGTTTCATTTTATTATAAAAAAGGTTGGCAAAATTATGGTAAGCAAAGACAAGTTGGATTTATAGCACAGGAAATAGAAAATGTTATGCCTAATAGTGTTTTTACCACACCAAAAACAGGATTAAAAGGTTATAATGAGATTGACATTGTACCGATACTTACAAAAGCTATGCAGGAACAGCAGTTAGAAATTCAGGAATTGAAAAAACAGGTTAATGAATTAAGATTGTTGATAAATAAATAGCACCAATGGAATAAATAACAATGGGTAATGATAAGAGATATACAGACAATTGAAAAGTAAATGGAATATAGAAGCATTAAAGGAGTACTTTGAAAGTAAGTTTTTAGAGAAAGAAAAGGCTTTAGATGCAGGGCTTATAAGCCTTAATGAGCGATTAGGATTACTTAATGAATTAAGATCAGGGGTAGCTACAAAAGAGGAAATAAAGGCTTTAGAAAAAGAACTACATGCCCTTACAACAAGATTAGATTTATTATCAGGACAGGATAAGGGGGTATCAAAATTTATTGGTTGGATTTTGGCGGCTATAATGATAATTGGGTTTATTATTCAAAACGTAAAACTTAAATAAAATGCCACAAACAGAATGTTTAGCCATACAAGATACCTTAACAGGTTTATGGCTTATTGCAGTTAATTCAGATGGTACTTATTCATGGGGGAATCCTGATAATGCTATCTGCTTTCCTACTGAAGAATTAAGACAAGATGTATTGAATAGTTTAGGAGATACAGAAAGATTTGCAAAAGGCAGACCGGGAGACAGGCAACCAAAATAATGACAAAGGCACAGGAAACCATACTTGGATGGGTAGTATTTGTGGGATTAATTTCTCACTTCGGGTTAGGCTACTTTTTTTGGGACGTAATAAAGGTGGTTAATATTTATTATGTCTCAATATATTTCATGGTTGATGTTATGGGATTTGTGATATATTTGACCTCACGGGAATCAAAAATGTTAAAGGGTATGGGGGCTTTAGGCATGGTTTTGGGGACTTTTTATCTGTACCGGGAATTTAATAACCCGATGTATTGGACAGAAAGAAATTTTATTACATTAGGGCTTGTACTATCCAATACTTTCTTCATTTGGTACTTTACTGACAAGATAAAAAACAAAGCACAATGAAACAAGATATTTTTTTCTACATGCAATTACTTTTATTTGCGCTGAATATTATCGTGTTTATTTACATAATGTTGGAGCATAAAGTAAAATATAAGTTTGCAAGGGTAGCATTGCTTATAGCTGTGTCATTCGGATTTTTTATAAATGTAGGCAAGGTAACATGGTTTGCTGTATTATTTTGCTTTACCCCTTATTTATCATTGCTAAATATTAAGCATGAAAGACTTGATAGAATTGTTAAAACAGGCAGGGATATTATTAGGGGCGGCGGTAAGCATTTACCGGGCATGGAAAGACGTGGCGAAACCTATATTGCAAAAAAGACGTAGAAAAAAAGTAAGAAAACCCAAACCAAAAAATGATGAAATGGAATAATTTTGGACTTAAATGGAGGGATGCCATTAACTCAATAATAATAATGTTGATTGGTAACTTGTTAATGATAGTTATGAACGCCACAGATGGCGAATTTCCGACTTTAAATGCCTTGTGGGTAGGATTTGTTAACTCAGTAAAATATGCTGTAATTCCGTATCTTCTCAAAAATTTTTTCACAGACGATATTCGTTATGCTCAAAAAACATTATCAAATGCAAAGGTTGAAGGAATACAGGCAGCAGAACCAATACCGCCACCAATAGCCACAGCCGATAATTCACCAACATCATTTTCAAATCCAGCAGCCCCGAATGATGCAGAGGAACAAAATAAAAAATGAAACATTGGAAACTAATATTATCTTTCTTAATAGCAATAGGTCTTATTATTTATTTCATTAAAACAGCATAACATGGCAACGAAAAAAGCACAGGCAGCAGCCGCAAAAGCAGTTGTTGAACAAAAACAAACATTACTTGAAAAACTTGCAAGTAGTCTTGTAGTATCATTATTGGAGCATGAATTTCTTTCAGCACAAGTAGGTAAAAAAATATTTGGTGGAAAAGGAACTGTTATAGATGCAGGGGAAAAGGCTGTTGGGATAAAAGTTAAGTTTTCGGACGGGTTGGATTATACATTTACAATCACAAGAAATTAAACCTTAATACTATGTCATTACTTACTTTAATACACTTGTATTGGTTGTAGTTGGGGTTATCCTATGGGCAATAAATAGTTTTATCCCGATGGATTCAAAGGTAAAAACCATTTTAAATGTTGTGGTTGTTATCATCTTAATAATTTGGATAATCAGGGCCGTGTTTCCAAGTTTAGGAAACGTGAAGATTTAAAACCATGTTTCAGAACAATCAGATATTAGGTGTATGTATAGCCATTGGCTTTATTTGTGCTTGTCTTGCAGTAGTGTTTTATCTTACCCGTAAACTTATTGCCGAGGATAAAATATTGTTCTTACTTCTATTTG
Proteins encoded in this region:
- a CDS encoding tail fiber domain-containing protein → MGIVNTNAIKGKLILGIFTDTVAANLDCCLKNYDGALIKTTSPINGIWYRNLALYQWIQVGSGGGGSGWNLTGNAGTTAGTNFLGTTDNVSLVFKANNIEAGKIDLPLSNTSFGYQSMGNTSTGNQNTAFGYQSLNSVITGASNTAVGYTAMATNNGSSNTALGMLTMNNNQTGSNNIALGYRAGYFTSNQSNRLFIGSMGLTSNVGQDTTMHIIYGAQDATAGSQRLYLNSQVYLPYLNSGVGTKAVRINPGTGLLTYADTTTGGGGGSIGGSISTNQVAYGSGSNTITGLAVNATGTQKFLAQTSSGAPVWAVPSGSLATFFNVIPYGAVGDSTTNETTAFQDAIDAAHVNGGTVYAPAGQYSFNTLTFYSNVKIMGDGNGTRFYSRAAEPMFQSVNTSFNTYTEINYCTLSDIYLDGRGIGTIGVNLQNAALLNFQNMQVYRFDTACKIRGIIIANFDNFDAEQGLVGIDVDKGPPSFNLPTNIINITRSRFTYLTQWAVHFTNGSGLSISGLTDFEANGTSSDSTTGCVKMAYPYITNDEGLGLSLKGNWFENNSGVTVDIEDGGVYKAKHIIEDNTFIVVGAGNNHTIKTHIVGGFAGTVEVYLARNHFENTDSYTIDGIGSGSGNLVKVYYYDIIDPSITTSFTSSSQLLSTTVPGGSTTELQYNNAGVLSGITGATTSNGINVTLTSPTIATALTGSYLTASELLGTDASKNIVSLPVASYPSLTELTYVKGVTSALQPQIDARATSLNPTFTGTVTGPISNWSGLLSANAKAVVTGATLGGASFTDNFLNVTGTFPATSGAGVVAGVYESFTTAGSSGAQLIGSYINLAAGHTGTGPSNCMVGDNAVAGTGTALNLNATSTSPAGNNGFVGYARATTTGSNIGGFAEASAGNINIGYLGKATTNKNSATNIGIAAFALNTGSSPIQVGAYFGLQNATPTFASAALMADNGSQTSDIFVARDNGTATFTIADGGGVTTTSLAGSGSRAVLADANGLLSAPVSDIRAKWRVNDLDYGINTIMKLHPVSFYYKKGWQNYGKQRQVGFIAQEIENVMPNSVFTTPKTGLKGYNEIDIVPILTKAMQEQQLEIQELKKQVNELRLLINK